Proteins co-encoded in one Gossypium arboreum isolate Shixiya-1 chromosome 11, ASM2569848v2, whole genome shotgun sequence genomic window:
- the LOC108470381 gene encoding cationic amino acid transporter 4, vacuolar-like isoform X1: MIVSMQDKGEALLSKCSKGFKSLVRRKQVDSVHVRREGHQLARKLTALDLTAIGVGTTIGAGVYVLVGTVAREHTGPALTVSFLIAGLAAALSAFCYAELASRCPSAGSAYHYTYICIGESVAWLIGWSLILEYTIGGAAIARGISPNIALFLGGEGNLPAFLVRHTISQLGVVVDPCAAILVLIVTFLLCAGIKESSLVQTIVTTVNVCAMLFIIVAGGYLACKTGWVGYELHGGFFPFGLNGMLAGSAIVFFSYIGFDAVTGAAEETKRPLRDLPLGIGMTLTLCCILYMLVSVVIVGLVPYYALNPDTPISSAFSANGMQWAAYIVTAGAVTALCASLMGSLLPQPRLLMAMARDGLLPAFFSDINTRTHVPVKSTVTTGMLAGVLAFFMDVSELSGMVSVGTLLAFTVVAISILILRYAPPEEVPLPSSLQQFIDSVRKQLDDDSQSMERKEFNDVDIVEQSPSQSDHGEASIQYPLIEKQFSEGNQDKQNPQRRRNIAVWNIALFCIGVLILTSVASAEYLPSLVRFSLGTVGAAILLCSLVVLACLNQDEARHCFGHTGGFLCPFVPFLPAACILINAYLLMSLGVGTWIRVSIWLIMGALVYISYGWRHSSLTNAVYVPMAYLDHIYRASSSHQV; this comes from the exons ATGATTGTTAGTATGCAAGACAAGGGTGAAGCACTACTTTCAAAGTGTTCAAAGGGTTTCAAAAGCTTAGTTAGAAGAAAACAAGTTGATTCGGTCCATGTAAGGAGAGAAGGTCACCAATTAGCCAGGAAACTAACTGCTCTTGACCTCACTGCCATTG GAGTAGGGACAACCATTGGAGCTGGGGTATATGTTCTTGTTGGAACAGTTGCTAGAGAGCACACAGGACCTGCTCTTACTGTTTCATTTCTCATTGCCGGACTAGCTGCCGCACTCTCCGCATTTTGTTATGCAGAGCTTGCTAGTCGTTGCCCATCTGCTGGGAGTGCATATCATTATACCTATATATGCATAGGGGAAAG TGTTGCTTGGTTGATCGGTTGGTCTTTGATTCTAGAATACACAATTGGTGGTGCTGCTATTGCTCGTGGCATATCACCGAATATA GCCTTATTTTTGGGAGGTGAAGGTAATCTGCCTGCCTTTTTGGTTCGTCACACAATCTCTCAGCTCGGAGTTGTGGTGGATCCTTGTGCAGCCATTTTAGTTCTTATCGTCACGTTTCTGCTGTGTGCCGGAATAAAGGAG AGTTCACTGGTACAAACAATTGTTACAACGGTGAATGTGTGTGCCATGCTTTTCATTATAGTAGCTGGTGGCTATTTGGCTTGCAAGACTGGATGGGTTGGTTATGAACTTCATGGCGG GTTTTTCCCCTTTGGGCTAAATGGGATGCTAGCAGGATCTGCTATTGTGTTTTTTTCATATATAGGCTTTGATGCAGTTACTGGTGCTGCTGAAGAG ACCAAAAGACCTTTACGAGATTTACCGTTGGGCATAGGGATGACTTTGACACTGTGTTGTATTTTGTACATGCTCGTATCAGTTGTTATTGTCGGCTTAGTTCCATACTATGCATTGAATCCAGACACTCCTATCTCCTCAGCTTTTTCTGCCAACGGAATGCAGTGGGCTGC ATACATAGTCACAGCTGGGGCAGTTACTGCTCTCTGTGCAAGTTTGATGGGTTCACTTCTTCCTCAG CCACGACTCTTGATGGCAATGGCCAGGGATGGATTATTACCTGCATTCTTTTCTGACATCAATACACGCACCCATGTTCCAGTAAAGAGCACAGTGACAACCGGTATGCTTGCTGGAGTATTGGCTTTTTTTATGGATGTTTCGGAATTGTCCGGGATG GTTAGTGTTGGTACTCTGCTTGCATTCACTGTTGTTGCAATTTCGATCTTAATACTCAGATATGCTCCTCCAGAAGAGGTGCCACTTCCATCATCTCTTCAACAGTTCATTGATTCAGTGAGGAAGCAACTTGATGATGATAGTCAGTCGATGGAAAGAAAAGAATTTAATGATGTTGATATTGTCGAGCAAAGTCCAAGTCAGTCAGATCATGGGGAGGCTTCAATTCAGTATCCTCTTATTGAAAAGCAATTCTCTGAAGGTAATCAAG ATAAACAAAATCCGCAGAGACGGAGGAACATTGCAGTTTGGAATATAGCCCTTTTCTGCATAGGTGTTCTTATTCTTACATCTGTAGCTTCTGCTGAATACCTTCCAAG CCTTGTTCGTTTCAGTTTGGGCACAGTCGGTGCAGCGATCCTGTTGTGCAGTTTGGTTGTTCTTGCATGTTTGAACCAGGATGAAGCTAGGCACTGCTTCGGGCACACAGGAG GTTTCCTTTGCCCGTTTGTTCCGTTTTTACCAGCAGCTTGCATTTTGATCAACGCATATTTACTAATGAGTCTTGG AGTTGGGACATGGATCCGGGTTTCGATCTGGCTGATTATGGGGGCATTGGTTTACATATCTTATGGGTGGCGCCACAGCTCCCTCACAAATGCAGTGTATGTTCCTATGGCATATCTCGACCACATTTACCGTGCATCGTCAAGTCATCAAGTTTGA
- the LOC108470381 gene encoding cationic amino acid transporter 4, vacuolar-like isoform X2 has protein sequence MIVSMQDKGEALLSKCSKGFKSLVRRKQVDSVHVRREGHQLARKLTALDLTAIGVGTTIGAGVYVLVGTVAREHTGPALTVSFLIAGLAAALSAFCYAELASRCPSAGSAYHYTYICIGESVAWLIGWSLILEYTIGGAAIARGISPNIALFLGGEGNLPAFLVRHTISQLGVVVDPCAAILVLIVTFLLCAGIKESSLVQTIVTTVNVCAMLFIIVAGGYLACKTGWVGYELHGGFFPFGLNGMLAGSAIVFFSYIGFDAVTGAAEETKRPLRDLPLGIGMTLTLCCILYMLVSVVIVGLVPYYALNPDTPISSAFSANGMQWAAYIVTAGAVTALCASLMGSLLPQPRLLMAMARDGLLPAFFSDINTRTHVPVKSTVTTGMLAGVLAFFMDVSELSGMVSVGTLLAFTVVAISILILRYAPPEEVPLPSSLQQFIDSVRKQLDDDSQSMERKEFNDVDIVEQSPSQSDHGEASIQYPLIEKQFSEDKQNPQRRRNIAVWNIALFCIGVLILTSVASAEYLPSLVRFSLGTVGAAILLCSLVVLACLNQDEARHCFGHTGGFLCPFVPFLPAACILINAYLLMSLGVGTWIRVSIWLIMGALVYISYGWRHSSLTNAVYVPMAYLDHIYRASSSHQV, from the exons ATGATTGTTAGTATGCAAGACAAGGGTGAAGCACTACTTTCAAAGTGTTCAAAGGGTTTCAAAAGCTTAGTTAGAAGAAAACAAGTTGATTCGGTCCATGTAAGGAGAGAAGGTCACCAATTAGCCAGGAAACTAACTGCTCTTGACCTCACTGCCATTG GAGTAGGGACAACCATTGGAGCTGGGGTATATGTTCTTGTTGGAACAGTTGCTAGAGAGCACACAGGACCTGCTCTTACTGTTTCATTTCTCATTGCCGGACTAGCTGCCGCACTCTCCGCATTTTGTTATGCAGAGCTTGCTAGTCGTTGCCCATCTGCTGGGAGTGCATATCATTATACCTATATATGCATAGGGGAAAG TGTTGCTTGGTTGATCGGTTGGTCTTTGATTCTAGAATACACAATTGGTGGTGCTGCTATTGCTCGTGGCATATCACCGAATATA GCCTTATTTTTGGGAGGTGAAGGTAATCTGCCTGCCTTTTTGGTTCGTCACACAATCTCTCAGCTCGGAGTTGTGGTGGATCCTTGTGCAGCCATTTTAGTTCTTATCGTCACGTTTCTGCTGTGTGCCGGAATAAAGGAG AGTTCACTGGTACAAACAATTGTTACAACGGTGAATGTGTGTGCCATGCTTTTCATTATAGTAGCTGGTGGCTATTTGGCTTGCAAGACTGGATGGGTTGGTTATGAACTTCATGGCGG GTTTTTCCCCTTTGGGCTAAATGGGATGCTAGCAGGATCTGCTATTGTGTTTTTTTCATATATAGGCTTTGATGCAGTTACTGGTGCTGCTGAAGAG ACCAAAAGACCTTTACGAGATTTACCGTTGGGCATAGGGATGACTTTGACACTGTGTTGTATTTTGTACATGCTCGTATCAGTTGTTATTGTCGGCTTAGTTCCATACTATGCATTGAATCCAGACACTCCTATCTCCTCAGCTTTTTCTGCCAACGGAATGCAGTGGGCTGC ATACATAGTCACAGCTGGGGCAGTTACTGCTCTCTGTGCAAGTTTGATGGGTTCACTTCTTCCTCAG CCACGACTCTTGATGGCAATGGCCAGGGATGGATTATTACCTGCATTCTTTTCTGACATCAATACACGCACCCATGTTCCAGTAAAGAGCACAGTGACAACCGGTATGCTTGCTGGAGTATTGGCTTTTTTTATGGATGTTTCGGAATTGTCCGGGATG GTTAGTGTTGGTACTCTGCTTGCATTCACTGTTGTTGCAATTTCGATCTTAATACTCAGATATGCTCCTCCAGAAGAGGTGCCACTTCCATCATCTCTTCAACAGTTCATTGATTCAGTGAGGAAGCAACTTGATGATGATAGTCAGTCGATGGAAAGAAAAGAATTTAATGATGTTGATATTGTCGAGCAAAGTCCAAGTCAGTCAGATCATGGGGAGGCTTCAATTCAGTATCCTCTTATTGAAAAGCAATTCTCTGAAG ATAAACAAAATCCGCAGAGACGGAGGAACATTGCAGTTTGGAATATAGCCCTTTTCTGCATAGGTGTTCTTATTCTTACATCTGTAGCTTCTGCTGAATACCTTCCAAG CCTTGTTCGTTTCAGTTTGGGCACAGTCGGTGCAGCGATCCTGTTGTGCAGTTTGGTTGTTCTTGCATGTTTGAACCAGGATGAAGCTAGGCACTGCTTCGGGCACACAGGAG GTTTCCTTTGCCCGTTTGTTCCGTTTTTACCAGCAGCTTGCATTTTGATCAACGCATATTTACTAATGAGTCTTGG AGTTGGGACATGGATCCGGGTTTCGATCTGGCTGATTATGGGGGCATTGGTTTACATATCTTATGGGTGGCGCCACAGCTCCCTCACAAATGCAGTGTATGTTCCTATGGCATATCTCGACCACATTTACCGTGCATCGTCAAGTCATCAAGTTTGA
- the LOC108473915 gene encoding BTB/POZ and MATH domain-containing protein 4-like, with protein sequence MPSPLGSPTSSRSVTQTVNGSHRFTIKGYSLAKGMGVGKHIASESFTVGGYQWAIYFYPDGKNPEDHSTYVSVFVALASEGTDVRALFELTLLDQSGKGKHKVHSHFDRALESGPYTLKYRGSMWGYKRFFRRAMLETSDFLKDDCLKINCTVGVVVSETDCPRLHSIQVPESDIGSHFGILLENEEGSDITFNVFGEKFHAHKLVLAARSPVFEAEFSDRMEDDNEIVVTDMEPKVFKALLHFIYRDSLIDDEEFVGTSSSSMPSVSDALAAKLLAAADKYDLPRLRLMCESVLCKDISVNSVANILALADRHHAMDLKSVCLKFAAENLVAVMRSDGFEYLKENCPTLQSELLKTVAGCEEEFSGGGKSRSVWAHLSDGGDTINRSVRQQTWENGGEQNQGMWVQLDGGGDGEGSPRREE encoded by the exons ATGCCCTCTCCTCTGGGTTCACCGACAAGCTCCCGGTCTGTAACCCAGACCGTCAATGGCTCCCACCGTTTCACGATCAAAGGGTATTCCTTAGCCAAAGGCATGGGAGTTGGCAAACACATAGCCAGCGAGAGCTTCACTGTGGGAGGCTATCAATGGGCAATATACTTTTATCCTGATGGTAAAAACCCAGAAGATCATTCAACCTATGTCTCCGTTTTCGTAGCTTTAGCAAGCGAAGGCACAGATGTTAGAGCCCTTTTCGAGTTAACTCTTTTGGATCAAAGTGGGAAAGGGAAACATAAAGTTCATAGCCATTTCGATCGAGCTCTTGAAAGTGGCCCTTATACCCTTAAGTATAGGGGAAGTATGTG GGGATACAAGCGTTTCTTCAGGCGGGCTATGCTTGAAACATCTGATTTCCTCAAGGATGATTGCTTAAAAATAAATTGCACTGTTGGTGTTGTGGTTTCTGAAACAGACTGCCCAAGGTTGCACTCAATACAGGTCCCTGAGTCTGATATCGGTTCCCATTTTGGCATCTTATTGGAAAATGAAGAAGGGTCAGATATTACTTTTAATGTGTTTGGGGAAAAGTTTCATGCTCACAAGCTGGTATTAGCTGCTAGGTCTCCTGTATTTGAAGCTGAATTTTCTGATCGGATGGAAGATGATAATGAAATAGTTGTTACAGATATGGAGCCTAAGGTTTTTAAG GCTTTGCTGCACTTCATATACAGAGACAGTCTTATTGATGATGAGGAGTTTGTTGGGACTAGTTCATCTTCTATGCCATCTGTATCGGATGCATTGGCTGCAAAGTTGTTGGCAGCAGCAGACAAATATGACTTGCCTAGACTTAGACTGATGTGCGAATCTGTACTCTGCAAGGATATATCTGTGAACTCAGTCGCAAATATTTTAGCGCTGGCAGATCGTCATCATGCCATGGATCTAAAATCTGTTTGCTTAAAATTTGCTGCTGAAAATCTTGTTG CTGTTATGCGTTCGGACGGTTTTGAGTATCTCAAAGAAAACTGCCCAACACTGCAGTCAGAGCTACTCAAGACCGTTGCGGGATGTGAGGAAGAATTCAGTGGTGGGGGAAAGAGCCGGAGCGTGTGGGCACATCTTTCTGATGGTGGTGATACAATTAACCGGAGTGTAAGGCAACAAACCTGGGAAAACGGAGGGGAACAAAATCAAGGCATGTGGGTTCAGCTTGATGGTGGTGGTGATGGCGAGGGGAGTCCAAGGCGAGAGGAATGA